A genomic region of Nostoc sp. UHCC 0702 contains the following coding sequences:
- a CDS encoding M4 family metallopeptidase, with product MSHNGLRTFAFHAEDETSHQVAMALRGGRSSLPAFRTTEAIGLRNFDPETAARLHLNQALASEELPQFTAPPVNRIPSEFKILGTETLPLTGTKTVKFRQTYNKIPVYGSLITIEMDDGNELLAVNSSLGEPINVDSTARISPAEALNKVRTLAGYGLEPLEVTPRLCYYFDPAVDRWRLIYVIEDVYQRYSQKPPTAQPMPLLMDYLIDAHNGDLVAELPRTPNLTDSGSPEQIEALDGLDKLRKIWCVVVGDQRILKDINLNVHTYDFQFQDLNSGLLPGNYVTNPPDPWPKGAISAHANAEVVATFLRDILRRNGIDNRGGPLISSINCISTNDSPDGREWRNAAWVGTQMVYGQRRVGGQLRSYAVGLDVVAHEIFHGVTDFTARLQYAGESGALNESYSDIFGIIISNYFDKRDLSTWNWEMGEDLEGTGIPIRDLSNPTKYGQPGHMRDYLNLPITPDGDWGGVHYNSGIHNYAAYNIMKALDEQGAYLFNTESLGALFYLALTQYLSRTSQFSDSRRAIELAARTLFRNDPNPIRHAKLQAIARGFDAVGIVTSSQDPQNRSISPVDAIATPESRAWWLGPSIVGNRYLVYVHGISRYQQHYSDNWWQTLRPYVGQVFKDGNLGDTRLEVLWSDLVNNLTVKGQSRSTSTVGVIDAVETRNKEQLRREIVDVLQDRQRQELAANIIRGLQIPPTMQFRWIEHELELAIDDFLIYMLNDQMRQRIIDRFTDIVKPLLSNNNTIDIISHSWGSVVAYEGLRELEANSILQGRVSNFFTVGSPLSIDPVREFLRPENHNGHRPSMVSKWINLDAKGDFVGGMLQDRFEITQEHLGLSPTGCPQIWPSLVCAHLSYFNKDNTIVNQDIFAKYILA from the coding sequence ATGAGTCACAACGGACTTCGCACCTTTGCCTTCCACGCCGAAGACGAAACTTCGCATCAAGTGGCTATGGCGTTACGAGGTGGCAGATCTTCTTTACCTGCTTTCAGGACGACAGAAGCTATAGGTCTACGTAACTTTGACCCAGAAACAGCCGCCCGCCTGCACTTAAATCAGGCTCTAGCAAGCGAAGAACTGCCCCAGTTTACCGCTCCACCAGTGAATCGCATTCCTAGTGAGTTTAAAATTCTTGGTACCGAGACATTGCCCCTGACGGGAACGAAAACTGTCAAATTTCGCCAGACATACAACAAAATCCCTGTCTACGGTTCCCTAATCACTATCGAGATGGACGATGGGAACGAGCTACTTGCAGTCAACTCTTCACTAGGAGAACCGATAAATGTAGACTCCACAGCGCGGATTTCACCAGCCGAGGCGCTGAACAAGGTTCGTACCCTAGCGGGATATGGATTGGAGCCACTGGAAGTCACACCCCGTCTGTGTTACTACTTTGACCCAGCAGTCGATCGCTGGCGTTTAATCTACGTAATTGAGGATGTATACCAACGATACTCCCAGAAGCCGCCAACGGCCCAGCCGATGCCGTTGTTGATGGACTACTTAATTGATGCCCATAATGGTGACTTGGTGGCTGAACTGCCCCGAACGCCGAATCTCACAGACTCTGGCTCTCCAGAGCAGATTGAAGCGCTAGATGGTCTTGACAAGCTGCGTAAAATATGGTGTGTCGTAGTAGGAGATCAGAGGATACTGAAAGACATTAATCTGAATGTCCATACCTACGACTTCCAATTTCAAGACCTGAATTCAGGGTTATTACCAGGCAATTACGTCACCAATCCGCCAGATCCTTGGCCCAAAGGAGCCATCAGCGCCCACGCCAATGCAGAAGTGGTGGCAACTTTTCTGCGGGACATTTTGCGTCGCAATGGTATCGACAACAGAGGCGGGCCGCTAATTTCCAGTATCAACTGCATCAGCACTAATGACAGTCCGGACGGTCGGGAGTGGCGCAACGCAGCTTGGGTAGGAACCCAAATGGTGTATGGTCAGAGGAGAGTTGGTGGTCAGTTGCGTTCCTACGCTGTGGGGCTTGATGTCGTCGCCCACGAGATATTTCACGGAGTCACTGACTTTACAGCACGGCTTCAGTATGCAGGTGAATCTGGTGCTTTAAACGAATCCTACTCAGATATTTTTGGGATTATCATCTCTAACTACTTTGACAAGCGAGATTTGTCTACATGGAACTGGGAAATGGGAGAAGACCTTGAGGGTACGGGGATACCGATCCGTGACTTGAGCAATCCTACTAAATATGGTCAACCTGGCCATATGCGTGATTACCTCAACTTGCCGATAACTCCAGATGGTGACTGGGGAGGCGTTCACTACAATAGTGGAATTCACAACTATGCTGCCTACAACATCATGAAAGCCTTGGATGAACAGGGAGCATATCTGTTTAATACCGAGAGTCTAGGGGCACTTTTTTACCTGGCGCTGACTCAATATCTGTCTCGGACTTCTCAGTTCAGCGACAGCCGACGGGCCATCGAACTGGCTGCCCGGACTTTGTTCCGCAATGATCCAAACCCAATTCGCCATGCTAAACTACAAGCGATCGCTCGCGGCTTTGATGCTGTAGGAATTGTCACTTCTAGCCAAGATCCACAAAATAGGAGTATCTCACCTGTAGATGCGATCGCAACACCTGAAAGCAGGGCGTGGTGGCTAGGGCCATCCATAGTTGGCAACCGTTATCTGGTATATGTACATGGGATTAGTCGGTATCAGCAACATTATTCCGATAATTGGTGGCAGACACTACGACCATACGTAGGACAAGTTTTTAAAGACGGAAACCTTGGCGACACGCGCTTAGAGGTGCTATGGAGCGATTTAGTCAATAACCTCACAGTTAAAGGGCAATCCCGCAGTACTTCTACTGTAGGTGTTATCGATGCAGTTGAGACTAGGAACAAAGAGCAATTGCGGCGAGAAATTGTAGATGTTTTACAAGATCGGCAGCGCCAAGAACTAGCGGCAAATATCATCCGTGGTTTGCAGATACCTCCGACAATGCAGTTTCGTTGGATAGAACACGAACTGGAGCTAGCGATCGATGACTTTCTGATTTATATGTTAAATGACCAAATGCGCCAGCGTATCATTGATCGCTTCACAGATATTGTCAAGCCCCTGCTGAGTAATAACAACACAATCGATATTATTTCTCATAGCTGGGGCAGTGTCGTTGCCTATGAAGGATTGCGAGAACTTGAGGCCAATTCAATTTTACAGGGACGTGTTTCAAACTTTTTCACCGTCGGCAGCCCTTTATCAATTGACCCGGTGCGTGAATTCTTGCGCCCAGAAAATCACAACGGTCATCGACCCTCTATGGTAAGCAAATGGATCAACTTGGATGCAAAGGGCGATTTCGTTGGCGGTATGTTACAGGATAGGTTCGAGATCACTCAGGAACACCTAGGACTTAGCCCCACAGGTTGCCCACAAATCTGGCCCAGCTTGGTTTGTGCCCATCTTTCCTACTTTAACAAGGACAACACCATTGTTAACCAGGATATCTTTGCTAAGTATATTCTGGCGTGA
- a CDS encoding histone deacetylase, with protein MVQIIYSDEFLEHKTGRYHPEKPERLTAIVNALKEAAFAEKLAWLEPTPALEKPSLMPLLVKAHTPAYIKKLWEIASSGGGYLDGDTPVSPRSYDVALLAVSAWLDGVDAVLATANPAFVLARPPGHHAESDAGMGFCLFSNAAIAALYALEQPGINRVAILDWDVHHGNGTQAIVETNPQITYCSLHQYPCYPGTGKASERGFHNNVFNLPIPPGSDISVYQPLWETKIVPFLANFQPDLLIISAGYDANAEDPLASINLQPKDYALFTDYCLGLTRKIIFGLEGGYDFLTLSQSVLATIEQCLISQYV; from the coding sequence ATGGTGCAAATCATCTATTCTGACGAATTTCTGGAACACAAAACTGGAAGATACCATCCAGAAAAACCAGAACGCTTGACGGCGATTGTCAACGCCTTGAAAGAAGCTGCCTTTGCAGAAAAACTTGCTTGGCTTGAACCTACACCAGCACTAGAAAAACCATCGCTGATGCCTCTGTTGGTCAAAGCTCATACCCCAGCTTACATTAAAAAACTCTGGGAAATTGCCTCTAGTGGCGGTGGTTATTTGGATGGTGATACGCCAGTTTCACCGCGCAGTTATGATGTGGCATTGTTGGCGGTGAGTGCTTGGCTAGATGGAGTTGATGCCGTGCTAGCAACAGCAAACCCGGCTTTTGTCTTGGCACGTCCACCCGGACACCACGCAGAAAGTGATGCGGGAATGGGCTTTTGCTTATTTTCCAACGCAGCGATCGCAGCTTTATATGCCCTAGAACAGCCGGGAATTAACCGCGTTGCCATCCTCGATTGGGATGTACATCATGGTAATGGGACTCAAGCGATCGTGGAAACCAACCCACAAATTACCTACTGTTCTCTACATCAGTATCCCTGTTATCCCGGTACTGGCAAAGCAAGTGAGCGTGGCTTTCATAATAATGTCTTCAATTTACCAATACCTCCTGGTAGTGACATCAGTGTATATCAACCACTCTGGGAAACAAAGATAGTACCGTTTTTAGCCAACTTTCAACCAGATTTACTGATTATCAGCGCTGGTTATGATGCCAATGCAGAAGATCCTTTGGCAAGTATCAATTTACAACCAAAAGATTATGCTTTATTCACTGATTATTGTTTAGGACTAACTCGTAAAATTATATTTGGCTTAGAAGGGGGCTACGATTTTTTAACACTTTCTCAATCAGTTTTAGCGACAATTGAACAGTGCTTAATTTCACAGTATGTTTAA
- a CDS encoding chloride channel protein, giving the protein MLSKWVLGWAIVGAISGLFAGLYWNILELITHQFQRFEGLSLLIVMPLAGLIIGLVIHFLGNPGEIAVIVDNIHFRGGRLDARKNPSMILASLVSISAGGSAGPEAPLVQVTGSFGTWVGDRLQLQGEDLRSMSLAAMAAGFTALFGAPLGGAMFALEILHHQHIVEYYEALMPAIVASCASYLVFAFITHLGIAPTWHFPQYRLENIDDFAIAILFGIVGAVAGWIFISIFRGCHRLFARIPGPIYLHTTIAGLGLGSLAALLPLTRYFGHEELESVLTTNFSAVFLLVLALGKMVAISMTVTGGWRGGFIIPLFFTGACIGKAVAILIPGLNSTLAMICTMAAINASVTRTPISTTLLLSKLTNFSPFTPILFASLMGFFLAPKVPLIASQLKLQQPFEEIENSKGLGIRD; this is encoded by the coding sequence ATGCTTTCCAAGTGGGTGCTGGGCTGGGCAATTGTGGGGGCTATAAGTGGTCTATTTGCTGGGTTGTACTGGAATATTTTAGAACTGATAACTCACCAATTCCAAAGATTCGAGGGTCTGAGTTTGCTAATAGTAATGCCGCTAGCTGGTTTAATTATTGGCTTGGTGATTCATTTTCTTGGAAATCCTGGTGAAATTGCCGTAATTGTAGATAATATCCATTTTCGTGGTGGACGCTTAGATGCTCGCAAAAATCCCTCAATGATTCTGGCTTCGCTAGTTAGCATTTCGGCAGGTGGTAGTGCTGGCCCAGAAGCCCCATTAGTACAGGTTACAGGTTCTTTTGGAACTTGGGTAGGCGATCGCTTGCAACTCCAAGGAGAAGACTTGAGATCCATGAGTCTGGCGGCTATGGCTGCTGGCTTTACTGCCTTGTTTGGCGCACCTCTTGGCGGTGCGATGTTCGCCTTGGAGATTTTGCACCACCAGCATATTGTGGAATATTACGAAGCTTTGATGCCAGCCATTGTTGCCAGTTGTGCTAGTTATCTGGTGTTTGCATTCATTACTCACTTGGGAATTGCACCCACTTGGCATTTCCCCCAGTACCGCTTAGAGAACATCGATGATTTTGCTATTGCTATCCTGTTTGGTATCGTCGGGGCGGTGGCGGGATGGATTTTTATCAGTATTTTTCGGGGTTGTCATCGCCTCTTCGCCCGCATTCCCGGCCCAATTTATTTACACACCACAATAGCAGGGCTAGGACTTGGCAGTTTGGCAGCTTTATTGCCGCTAACCCGTTATTTTGGACATGAAGAGTTAGAATCAGTTCTCACTACTAACTTTTCTGCTGTTTTCCTCTTAGTTCTAGCCCTTGGTAAAATGGTTGCCATCAGTATGACAGTCACAGGTGGCTGGCGTGGTGGATTCATTATCCCTCTGTTTTTTACTGGTGCTTGTATAGGGAAGGCAGTAGCAATATTAATTCCCGGACTTAATTCTACCCTAGCGATGATTTGTACAATGGCGGCTATCAATGCATCTGTGACGCGCACACCTATAAGTACGACTTTGTTATTATCAAAACTGACGAACTTCAGTCCTTTTACACCTATTTTGTTTGCTAGTTTGATGGGATTTTTTCTGGCTCCCAAAGTTCCCTTAATTGCATCTCAACTCAAGTTACAGCAACCTTTTGAGGAAATTGAAAATTCAAAGGGACTGGGGATTAGGGATTAG
- the gyrA gene encoding DNA gyrase subunit A, producing the protein MTTSQERIIPTDLRNEMSRSYLEYAMSVIVGRALPDARDGLKPVHRRILYAMHELGLTHDRPFKKCARVVGEVLGKYHPHGDTAVYDALVRMAQEFSMRSPLVNGHGNFGSVDNDPPAAMRYTECRLQALTSAALLQDIESETVDFADNFDGSQQEPTVLPSRIPQLLLNGSSGIAVGMATNIPPHNLGELIDGLVALIHNPEITDLELMQYVHGPDFPTGAHILGTAAIKEAYTTGRGSITMRGVANIETIEQRGRPEREAIIITELPYQTNKAALIEKIAELVNDKRIEGIADIRDESDRDGMRIVIELKRDAYPRVVLNNLYKQTPLQANFGANMLALVNGEPQILTLKQFLQVFLDFRIESIARRTRYELRKAEERDHILQGLLIALAHLDAIINLIRHAPDAPTAKGELITTYGLSEVQADAILQMQLRRLTALEADKIRIEHEDLQTQIADLQDILARRERVLEIIETEISQIKTSFATPRRTVITHAEGEIDERDLIANEKAIILLTEQGYIKRMPVNTFEAQSRATRGKAAAKVKDDDTVEHFLTCCDHDSVLFFSDRGVVYCLKAYQIPVGSRTSRGTPIVQMLPIPKEEKITSIVPVDEFSSDVYLVMLTKGGNIKKTELAAFSNIRANGLIAISLEEGDQLRWVRRARVEDSIIIGSRQGMAIHFRCTHEQLRPLGRATRGVKAMKLKKNDELVGMDILPAAILDTLPTDVAEVEEVETEEIETNEEVTEVPGNGHVGPWVLVITIGGYGKRVPVAQFRLQNRAGQGLMATKFKNRKTKDQLATLGIVNSDNEIMMVTNRGIIIRQSVNAISVQSRSATGVRVQRLDEDDAITGVAIVPPDAGDAEEAD; encoded by the coding sequence ATGACAACCTCACAGGAGAGGATTATCCCAACAGATCTGCGGAACGAAATGTCCCGGTCTTATCTAGAATACGCCATGAGTGTGATAGTGGGGCGGGCGCTACCAGATGCCAGGGATGGTCTTAAACCTGTGCATCGTCGTATCCTCTACGCCATGCACGAGTTGGGACTAACTCACGATCGCCCGTTTAAGAAATGCGCCCGTGTAGTCGGGGAAGTGCTGGGTAAATATCACCCCCACGGCGACACAGCAGTGTATGATGCCCTGGTGCGGATGGCGCAGGAATTTTCCATGCGATCGCCCTTAGTTAACGGGCATGGTAACTTTGGGTCGGTAGACAACGACCCGCCTGCGGCAATGCGATACACAGAATGCCGCTTGCAAGCCTTAACCAGTGCCGCCCTACTGCAAGACATCGAATCGGAAACCGTAGACTTTGCTGATAACTTCGACGGTTCCCAACAAGAACCAACAGTTTTACCATCACGGATTCCCCAACTGCTGCTGAATGGTTCTTCTGGCATTGCCGTAGGGATGGCAACCAACATCCCTCCCCACAACTTAGGCGAATTGATTGATGGCTTGGTGGCATTGATTCACAATCCAGAAATCACCGACCTTGAGTTAATGCAGTATGTCCACGGCCCAGACTTTCCGACTGGGGCGCATATTCTCGGAACAGCAGCCATTAAAGAAGCTTACACCACCGGGCGCGGTTCCATCACCATGCGCGGCGTGGCTAACATTGAAACCATTGAACAGCGGGGACGCCCAGAAAGAGAAGCAATCATCATCACCGAATTGCCTTATCAAACCAACAAAGCAGCACTAATTGAAAAAATTGCCGAATTGGTGAATGATAAACGCATCGAGGGAATCGCAGATATCCGGGATGAAAGCGATCGCGACGGGATGCGAATCGTCATCGAACTCAAGCGCGATGCCTATCCCCGCGTAGTCTTAAACAACCTCTACAAACAAACGCCACTACAAGCCAACTTTGGCGCTAATATGCTGGCGTTGGTGAATGGCGAACCCCAAATCCTCACCCTTAAGCAGTTCTTACAAGTCTTCCTCGATTTCCGCATCGAATCCATTGCTAGACGCACCCGCTACGAACTGCGGAAAGCTGAAGAACGCGACCATATTTTACAAGGTTTATTAATTGCCTTAGCACATTTAGATGCAATTATTAACTTAATTCGTCATGCTCCTGATGCACCCACAGCTAAAGGTGAATTAATCACAACTTACGGACTTTCGGAAGTGCAAGCCGACGCGATTTTGCAAATGCAACTGCGACGGTTGACTGCCCTAGAAGCAGACAAAATCCGTATTGAACACGAAGACTTGCAAACGCAAATAGCTGATTTACAGGATATTTTGGCACGTCGGGAACGGGTGCTAGAAATCATAGAAACCGAAATCAGCCAAATCAAAACCAGCTTTGCCACACCCCGCCGCACAGTCATCACCCACGCCGAAGGGGAAATAGATGAACGCGATTTGATTGCCAATGAAAAAGCAATCATTCTGCTCACAGAGCAAGGTTACATTAAAAGAATGCCAGTCAACACCTTTGAAGCCCAAAGCCGTGCGACCAGAGGCAAAGCCGCAGCTAAGGTGAAAGATGATGATACAGTAGAGCATTTTTTAACTTGCTGTGACCACGATAGCGTTTTATTCTTTAGCGATCGCGGTGTCGTCTACTGCCTGAAAGCCTATCAAATTCCCGTGGGTTCCCGTACCAGTCGCGGTACACCCATCGTGCAAATGTTGCCCATCCCCAAAGAAGAAAAAATCACCTCAATTGTACCTGTTGACGAATTTAGCAGCGATGTATATTTGGTGATGCTGACTAAAGGCGGCAACATCAAAAAAACCGAATTGGCAGCTTTTAGTAATATTAGAGCCAATGGCTTAATAGCCATTTCCCTAGAAGAAGGCGACCAACTGCGGTGGGTGCGACGTGCCAGAGTCGAGGACAGCATAATTATTGGTTCTCGTCAAGGTATGGCAATTCACTTTCGCTGTACCCACGAACAACTGCGTCCCTTGGGTAGAGCAACTCGTGGGGTAAAAGCCATGAAACTCAAAAAGAATGATGAATTGGTGGGGATGGATATTTTGCCCGCAGCCATTCTCGACACTTTGCCTACAGATGTAGCTGAAGTCGAAGAGGTGGAAACAGAAGAAATCGAAACCAACGAGGAAGTCACAGAAGTACCAGGAAACGGTCATGTCGGCCCTTGGGTGTTGGTGATTACCATCGGTGGATATGGCAAACGCGTACCAGTTGCCCAATTCCGACTGCAAAATCGTGCCGGACAAGGTTTAATGGCAACCAAATTCAAAAACCGCAAAACCAAAGACCAATTAGCCACCCTAGGCATTGTCAACAGCGACAACGAAATCATGATGGTCACGAATCGCGGTATCATCATACGTCAGTCCGTCAACGCCATTTCAGTACAATCGCGATCGGCAACTGGTGTGAGAGTGCAACGTCTCGACGAAGATGATGCAATCACAGGTGTGGCAATAGTTCCTCCCGATGCAGGCGATGCAGAAGAAGCTGATTGA
- the lnt gene encoding apolipoprotein N-acyltransferase, whose amino-acid sequence MPNKFGFFAYIPWLKRACSTHHTRKKLGERLTLLPYLIALTSGVLMGLTVAPVNAWFLAWIALAPLWVLVVTSGKRKNQSPPALFWGMGYHGVALFWITGIHPMDWLGVPWWPSLAITLFCWSFISLYGGIFAAIWAAVMVRVAKQKSWLRILIGTALWCGLEALWSAGPLWWSSLAYTQSPHNLIILHLGQISGTSTITAAIVAINGLIAEAWINYQEKKTSFAPWRFVNPYLAIATALLIILHLIGWGLYSRPIAQPAAAALKIGVIQGNIPNKIKLAPEGLRRAITGYTDGYLTLVNQGVDAVLTPEGAMPFFQSDLGGTPIISAVREKGVVAWVGAFGKRGRSYTNSLFTVIGSGEITSRYDKAKLVPLGEYIPFESILGGIISRLSPLDEHQVPGSANQIFDTPFGRAIVGICYESAFPEQFRRQAAVGGQFILSSSNDAHYSASMPFQHHAQDIMRAIETDRWTARATNTGYSAFVDPHGRTLWISRYNTYETHAETIYRRQTQTFYVRWGDWLTPLLLGLGALAWGFNIFWQNDGSSKLR is encoded by the coding sequence ATGCCAAATAAATTTGGCTTTTTCGCTTATATCCCCTGGTTGAAACGCGCTTGCTCTACGCATCACACTCGTAAAAAGCTGGGGGAGAGGTTAACCTTACTCCCCTACTTGATTGCCTTAACCAGTGGGGTTTTAATGGGGCTAACCGTCGCCCCTGTCAACGCATGGTTCCTAGCTTGGATTGCCCTAGCACCCCTATGGGTGCTAGTTGTCACTTCAGGCAAACGTAAAAACCAATCCCCCCCTGCCCTCTTCTGGGGTATGGGTTATCACGGAGTCGCCCTATTTTGGATTACTGGGATTCATCCCATGGATTGGTTGGGCGTTCCTTGGTGGCCGAGTTTGGCAATCACCCTATTTTGTTGGTCATTCATTAGCCTCTACGGAGGCATATTCGCCGCCATTTGGGCGGCTGTGATGGTTCGTGTTGCCAAGCAGAAATCGTGGCTACGTATTTTAATTGGCACAGCCCTATGGTGTGGCTTAGAAGCACTTTGGAGTGCAGGCCCCTTGTGGTGGAGTTCCCTGGCTTATACTCAAAGTCCCCACAACCTGATTATTTTACACCTCGGTCAAATTTCCGGCACTAGTACCATCACAGCAGCCATAGTTGCCATCAACGGCTTAATAGCGGAAGCGTGGATTAACTATCAAGAAAAAAAGACATCTTTTGCCCCTTGGCGGTTCGTAAATCCATATCTAGCGATCGCCACAGCACTACTAATTATCCTACACCTAATTGGTTGGGGTTTATACTCTCGTCCCATCGCCCAACCCGCAGCAGCAGCATTAAAAATAGGGGTTATTCAAGGTAACATACCCAACAAAATTAAACTAGCTCCTGAAGGTTTGCGTCGTGCAATCACAGGTTACACCGATGGCTATTTAACTTTAGTAAATCAAGGTGTAGATGCAGTTCTCACCCCAGAAGGAGCCATGCCTTTTTTCCAAAGCGACTTAGGAGGAACTCCCATTATCTCAGCAGTGCGAGAAAAAGGCGTAGTCGCTTGGGTTGGTGCTTTTGGAAAACGAGGACGCAGCTATACCAATAGCTTATTTACCGTCATTGGTAGCGGTGAAATTACCAGTCGTTACGATAAAGCCAAATTAGTACCACTGGGCGAATATATTCCTTTTGAAAGTATTTTAGGTGGTATAATTAGCCGTTTATCACCACTGGATGAACATCAAGTACCAGGTTCAGCCAATCAAATTTTTGACACCCCTTTCGGACGAGCGATCGTTGGTATTTGTTACGAATCAGCTTTTCCTGAACAATTCCGCCGTCAAGCTGCGGTGGGTGGGCAATTTATTCTCAGTTCCTCTAACGATGCCCATTACAGTGCATCTATGCCATTCCAGCATCATGCACAGGATATCATGCGGGCAATTGAAACTGATAGATGGACAGCACGGGCAACTAACACAGGATATTCAGCTTTTGTAGATCCTCACGGCAGAACCTTGTGGATATCTCGATATAATACCTACGAAACTCACGCCGAAACTATTTATCGTCGGCAAACACAGACTTTTTACGTGCGTTGGGGTGATTGGTTGACACCTCTATTGTTGGGGTTAGGTGCTTTAGCATGGGGGTTTAATATCTTCTGGCAGAATGATGGCAGTAGCAAGTTGAGGTAA
- a CDS encoding DUF4870 domain-containing protein, protein MENFEQRRLLSALSHGAIFFSSTIVSIGIPIAIFLINEDPVVKENARESLNFHINLYIYAVIFGLLILVGIGIVLLIVLWVVSIIMPIIAIIRVLKQPNVPYRYPLIFRFL, encoded by the coding sequence ATGGAAAACTTCGAGCAACGCAGGCTTTTATCTGCCCTCAGTCATGGAGCAATATTTTTTAGTTCTACCATAGTTTCCATTGGCATACCCATTGCAATTTTTTTAATCAACGAAGACCCTGTTGTTAAAGAAAATGCCAGAGAATCTTTGAACTTTCATATTAACCTTTACATTTATGCGGTTATTTTTGGATTACTAATTCTTGTCGGAATTGGTATTGTGTTGTTAATTGTGTTGTGGGTGGTTAGTATTATTATGCCAATCATTGCCATCATCAGGGTTTTAAAGCAGCCGAATGTACCCTACCGCTACCCCTTGATTTTTCGCTTTTTATAG
- a CDS encoding FAD-dependent oxidoreductase → MEGWQQKRVVVVGAGWAGLGATYHLAKQGYDVTLLEAGPYPGGLVAGWQTAGKSTEAGIHGFWYPYRNIFSLIGELGINPFTTWTRSSQYSPAGLEVESPIFQDLPRLPSPLGTFLYTQFQRLPLIDRLSALPLLYAVVDFDNSDAAWRRYDFVTARELFKDFGVSARLYREAFEPMLLVGLFAPGEQCSAAATLGMLYYFILAHQPDFDVVWCRGTVGEKIFRPWVERIEKAGAKLLPKHRVTDLIVDSNNQAKGVVCGDEVFDADAVIFAVGITGMKKIVSTSASLQSREEFRNLSNLGAIDVLATRLWFDRKINIPRPSNACFGFDATTGWTFFDLNALHDEYKDEPGTVIEADFYHANQFLNLNDQEIVSIVQRYLATCVPGFRKAKVIDSNVIRLPNAVSHFAPGSYRYMLQALTSFENVFMSGDWIVNRHGSWSQEKAYVTGLEAANLVLSYLGEGTPAEILAVEADEAHIQVGRSLNQTMRNWGKFILPNFWLP, encoded by the coding sequence ATGGAAGGGTGGCAGCAAAAGCGAGTAGTGGTTGTGGGTGCCGGCTGGGCTGGTTTAGGCGCAACCTACCATTTGGCAAAGCAGGGGTATGATGTCACACTTTTAGAAGCAGGCCCCTATCCTGGTGGACTTGTGGCAGGTTGGCAAACAGCAGGAAAATCCACTGAAGCTGGCATTCACGGCTTTTGGTATCCTTACAGAAATATTTTTTCCCTAATCGGTGAATTAGGAATTAATCCTTTCACTACTTGGACTCGTTCCTCGCAATATTCGCCTGCGGGGTTGGAAGTGGAATCACCGATTTTTCAGGACTTACCAAGACTCCCCTCACCTCTGGGTACTTTCCTCTACACTCAGTTTCAGCGTTTGCCACTGATCGATCGCCTGAGTGCTTTGCCTTTGCTTTACGCTGTTGTGGATTTTGATAATTCTGATGCAGCTTGGCGGCGTTATGATTTTGTCACTGCCCGTGAACTGTTCAAAGATTTTGGCGTTTCTGCCCGACTATATCGTGAAGCTTTTGAACCAATGTTGTTGGTAGGTTTGTTTGCCCCTGGTGAACAATGTTCAGCCGCAGCAACGCTAGGAATGCTTTATTATTTTATTTTGGCTCACCAACCTGATTTTGATGTAGTTTGGTGTCGGGGAACAGTGGGTGAAAAAATATTTCGTCCTTGGGTGGAACGGATTGAAAAAGCTGGTGCAAAACTGCTACCCAAGCATCGAGTTACAGATTTAATTGTTGATAGTAATAATCAGGCGAAAGGTGTTGTTTGTGGTGACGAAGTTTTTGATGCTGATGCGGTGATTTTTGCTGTTGGCATCACTGGCATGAAGAAAATTGTCTCAACTAGTGCTAGCTTACAAAGTCGGGAAGAATTTCGTAATTTGAGTAACTTAGGGGCAATTGATGTTTTAGCAACAAGGCTGTGGTTTGACCGCAAAATAAATATTCCTCGTCCTTCTAATGCTTGCTTTGGTTTCGATGCAACTACAGGATGGACATTTTTTGATTTGAATGCTTTACATGATGAATATAAAGATGAACCGGGAACAGTAATTGAAGCTGATTTCTATCATGCAAATCAGTTTTTGAATTTGAACGATCAAGAAATTGTGTCCATAGTTCAGCGTTATTTAGCAACTTGTGTACCAGGATTTCGGAAAGCAAAAGTCATTGATAGCAACGTGATTCGGCTGCCAAATGCAGTCAGTCACTTTGCACCAGGTAGCTATCGTTATATGTTGCAAGCTTTAACAAGTTTTGAGAATGTATTTATGAGTGGCGATTGGATTGTCAACCGTCACGGTTCATGGTCACAGGAAAAGGCTTATGTAACTGGGTTAGAGGCGGCGAATTTGGTATTGTCCTATTTAGGAGAAGGTACGCCAGCTGAGATTCTAGCTGTAGAAGCAGATGAAGCCCATATCCAAGTGGGGCGATCGCTCAACCAAACAATGCGTAACTGGGGTAAATTTATCTTGCCTAATTTTTGGTTGCCTTAG